In Vicia villosa cultivar HV-30 ecotype Madison, WI unplaced genomic scaffold, Vvil1.0 ctg.000009F_1_1_3, whole genome shotgun sequence, the following are encoded in one genomic region:
- the LOC131621528 gene encoding polygalacturonase inhibitor-like, with amino-acid sequence MRNMFNPAIALSFLSLLLLTPVTFSEKCNPQDKKVLLKIKQELNNPYLLASWDPKTDCCDWYCIECDIKSHRITALIIQDSVPYTNLSGQIPPSVGDLPYLQNLEFHKLPRLTGPIQPTIAKLKNLKYLFIEYTNVSGPIPSFLSQLTNLQLLHLSTNNLTGSIPSSLSQLPNLESLHLDRNKLTGPIPESFGSFKKPGPDIILSHNQLSGPIPASLGQIDPERIDLSRNKLEGDASVLFGSKKRTQILDVSRNLLSFDLSNVDFPKQSLIWLDLNHNKIYGKIPVALTKVENLQQFNVSYNLLSGQIPQGGELQKRFDVYAYFHNKGLCGSPLPPCKVIKEMA; translated from the coding sequence ATGAGAAACATGTTTAATCCTGCAATAGCTCTAAGCTTCCTCTCCCTCTTGTTACTCACCCCAGTTACATTCTCTGAAAAATGCAACCCACAAGACAAGAAAGTTCtcctcaaaatcaaacaagaacTCAACAACCCTTACCTTCTAGCCTCATGGGACCCAAAAACAGATTGTTGTGACTGGTACTGTATCGAGTGCGACATCAAATCTCACCGTATCACCGCCTTAATCATACAAGACTCCGTACCATACACAAATCTCTCCGGCCAGATCCCTCCTTCCGTCGGTGACCTCCCTTATCTCCAGAATCTCGAATTCCACAAACTTCCCAGACTCACAGGCCCAATTCAACCCACCATAGCCAAGCTCAAAAACCTCAAATATCTTTTCATTGAATACACCAATGTCTCAGGCCCAATACCCTCTTTCTTGTCTCAACTCACAAATCTCCAGCTTCTTCATCTTTCCACCAACAACCTCACCGGTTCAATCCCCAGTTCACTTTCACAATTACCTAACCTCGAGTCCTTACACTTAGACAGAAACAAGCTCACAGGCCCAATTCCAGAATCATTCGGTTCATTCAAAAAGCCCGGGCCAGACATCATCCTATCTCACAACCAGCTTTCTGGGCCTATTCCAGCTTCATTAGGCCAGATAGACCCAGAGAGAATAGACTTATCCCGAAACAAGCTTGAAGGTGACGCGTCTGTGCTTTTCGGGAGCAAGAAAAGGACACAGATCCTTGATGTTTCAAGGAACTTGCTGTCCTTTGATTTGTCAAATGTTGATTTTCCAAAGCAGAGTTTGATATGGTTGGATCTGAATCATAACAAGATATATGGGAAGATTCCGGTGGCGTTGACGAAAGTGGAAAATTTGCAGCAGTTTAATGTGAGTTATAACCTGTTGTCTGGTCAGATACCGCAGGGTGGTGAATTGCAGAAGAGGTTTGATGTTTATGCTTATTTTCACAATAAGGGTTTGTGTGGGTCACCGCTTCCACCATGCAAAGTGATTAAGGAGATGGCTTAG